tatatatatttatatgtgtgtgtgtgtccaaaaggACATAAATAATTCGGTATTGTTTCCAGGTGCATTTTCTAAGCCATTGGGCATTTTAAGGATACATTTTCCTCAATGCCATTTCATTTACAAAATCAAGTGTCATCATAACGATATAGTAATCAGCCTCGCCCAACGCTGTAGTAACACGACAAGAACTTGTCCGAGTGACCTTAGTCGCGGTGTATTGCAGCGGCGGTATAAAAGGATCGGGAGATAGGTGGCCGTTATCAGTTCCTCTTAGATCACTGAACTCAACATGAACGCCAAGGTAATCcctatgttacatatacatacatacatacataaaaccacacacataccaactcacacacatacacatatatctacatgtaaatatataaatatatacctattatCGGAAATTATAGAACTCAACATTCAATTTTGTAAAATATGCTAATGCTTCTTTCAGGTCCTCGTTCTCCTCGGTCTGGCAGCCATTGCTGCTGCAGACAGCTTCGAGTCTTACGAGTACAGGCCCCCACAGGTTAGTTGTTCTTGTATTTGTTCATGTAACCATAATTTGTAAGGGCATAGTCATTACTAGCTCATTTTAATCGTAATTTATTTCCGTACTATTGTACATATGCACCATTAACGCTTCTCTTCGTTGCAGCACTCAAGGGAAGATTCCTTCGAATCCTACGAGTCGGGTGAGGCCAAGTATGACTTCAACTGGGCCGTCAGCCACGATCCCTCAAGCAACGAGTTCGgacaccaggaggcccgtgacggcgaccacactcagggatcctactacgtggagctccccgacggccgcctgcagaccgtcaagtacttcgtggacggcgactccggctacgtgGCCGAAGTCAACTACGAGGGCGAAGTCTCCCACGAATCCGCTTCCTTCGAGTCTCAGGAGTACAGACCACGATACGTCTATGACTCCAACGAGTCCAAATAAATCGCTGTCTATAGGATTTTGACATTTGATGACGGATCAGCATATTTGTTATGTACATATTATTTATGAAGTCAATAAATAACTCAATACCATTATCTGTACTATATTCTATCTCCTTTTTACGAGCCTTCATCTTTAATATTAACAAAATGGTGGAATATCTCACGACAAGAGCCTATCACTCCCTCGCAGACGGCGTCTCAGAATATGACACAGTCTTTATTTTCCTGCTGTCGTAAATATACAAGAGATTACCAGACCAGTGTACGTATATGCACAGGTATTATATagtatatcaatattatctttattacaatagTTTCTGTAAATAAGATGTCAAGGGAATCACAAATAACTGTGAAAATGCATCGTGAAAAGATAAAGGTTATTTCTCGAATACCTACGTacaaaaattgtatatatttatgtgtacatatatgcatttatgtatatgtatatatatcttcatacatgtatgtatatgtatatatatttccacacacatatatatgtatgtatggatatgtgtatatgtacatacatgcatatatacgtaatatataaatatatatatatatatatatatatatatatatatatatatatatatatatatatatatacgtgtgtatatatatatatatatatatatatatatatatatatatatatatatgtgtgtgtgtgtatatatgtatacatatataacacaatatg
The window above is part of the Penaeus chinensis breed Huanghai No. 1 chromosome 14, ASM1920278v2, whole genome shotgun sequence genome. Proteins encoded here:
- the LOC125032227 gene encoding pro-resilin-like isoform X1, giving the protein MNAKVLVLLGLAAIAAADSFESYEYRPPQHSREDSFESYESGEAKYDFNWAVSHDPSSNEFGHQEARDGDHTQGSYYVELPDGRLQTVKYFVDGDSGYVAEVNYEGEVSHESASFESQEYRPRYVYDSNESK